One candidate division WOR-3 bacterium DNA segment encodes these proteins:
- a CDS encoding fibronectin type III domain-containing protein, producing the protein MNRVMAACAFAALVAVTLVSVQCDLVSGGPPTEVQIVADSDTTVVLVWAPPAEGTPSAYLVSFKEVGKQAYAPLGQTEDTMFFHNPHGVTGHYKVMAQFGGETYEALTKPSTVPILTDTLFLGELNAATSAGYGWRRETGAGAVFAMDDRLNEKEVDFYVTDFNLGFSGPKYWIASPDLGPTDPGGGVPVAGWRVSGFTPALVYEDAPLPAYAPNYYLEKQRIDTVPMAVACRTEDGYFALVKFTRQETGLGRVQVKSWFQLVKGLRLIKH; encoded by the coding sequence ATGAATAGAGTGATGGCAGCGTGCGCTTTCGCCGCCTTGGTGGCGGTGACGTTGGTTTCGGTGCAGTGCGACCTCGTTTCAGGCGGGCCGCCGACTGAGGTGCAGATAGTTGCAGATTCAGACACGACGGTTGTCTTGGTTTGGGCACCGCCGGCCGAGGGTACGCCGTCGGCCTATCTTGTATCTTTCAAGGAGGTTGGCAAGCAGGCGTACGCGCCGCTGGGTCAGACCGAAGATACGATGTTTTTCCACAACCCACACGGTGTGACCGGCCACTACAAGGTCATGGCTCAGTTCGGCGGCGAAACATACGAGGCCCTGACCAAGCCGAGCACAGTTCCGATACTCACTGATACTCTGTTTCTCGGTGAGTTGAACGCTGCGACTAGTGCCGGGTATGGCTGGCGCCGCGAGACCGGGGCCGGTGCGGTGTTCGCAATGGACGACAGGCTCAACGAGAAGGAGGTTGATTTCTACGTCACGGATTTCAACCTCGGCTTCTCCGGGCCCAAGTACTGGATTGCAAGTCCGGACCTTGGTCCGACCGACCCGGGTGGCGGCGTGCCGGTCGCTGGCTGGCGGGTCTCAGGCTTCACGCCCGCGCTGGTGTATGAGGACGCACCCCTGCCGGCTTACGCGCCGAATTACTACCTTGAGAAACAGCGGATTGATACCGTGCCGATGGCGGTCGCGTGCCGCACCGAGGACGGTTACTTCGCGCTGGTGAAGTTCACCCGCCAGGAGACCGGGCTGGGCCGAGTGCAAGTGAAGTCCTGGTTCCAGCTAGTCAAAGGACTGCGACTGATAAAACACTAG
- a CDS encoding cell division protein ZapA has product MQTFVVKILGNEYSVRADRDGDHVLQVAQIVDRKMREIDRQYQQGSTVRTAVLACMNLVDEYEAGSRASAEWVCRRVGSLIEKLEKVL; this is encoded by the coding sequence GTGCAGACCTTTGTTGTGAAGATACTTGGAAACGAATATAGTGTCAGGGCCGACCGTGACGGCGACCATGTTTTGCAAGTTGCCCAGATTGTGGACCGAAAAATGCGAGAGATTGATCGGCAGTATCAGCAGGGCTCCACGGTCAGGACTGCGGTCCTGGCCTGCATGAACCTTGTTGACGAGTACGAGGCCGGAAGCCGGGCGAGTGCCGAATGGGTTTGCCGCCGGGTTGGTTCGCTCATTGAAAAGCTGGAGAAAGTTCTTTAG
- a CDS encoding cell division protein ZapB: MAKSQAQVTGLGEPGASTPKPGSETVSSGPAAVGPGVVECFAELERRIEAAIGLVTRLREENRELARRLAEAEQSRKQAAERIDSVLDKLEAMT, from the coding sequence GTGGCCAAGTCCCAGGCACAAGTAACCGGACTCGGAGAGCCAGGGGCTTCGACCCCGAAGCCCGGTTCTGAGACGGTTTCGTCCGGACCTGCCGCGGTTGGCCCCGGCGTGGTTGAGTGTTTTGCCGAGTTGGAGCGCCGAATCGAGGCGGCAATCGGGCTTGTCACTCGTTTGCGCGAAGAGAACCGCGAGCTTGCCCGACGTCTGGCCGAGGCCGAGCAGTCAAGGAAACAGGCAGCCGAGCGAATTGACTCGGTGCTTGACAAGCTGGAAGCAATGACCTAG